In Candidatus Defluviibacterium haderslevense, the following are encoded in one genomic region:
- a CDS encoding site-specific integrase encodes MAKQIYISIYLDTRRTKANGKYPVKLRVFNQEPRKQMLYPTIFDFTKKEFQNIWITTKPSRENITIREELQSLVTMAYEKSSKITPFSFEEYDKSLITIKSDQQNLILKYKEQIDRLKALDQIGTAQNYASSLKSLLAFNNSSLGKEAEILHFREITPLWLEKYQKHMVDLNNRSLTTVSMYLRSLRAIFNNAIADKDIEPELYPFGKRLYTIPRSNGVKKYLDKSKLKLLLQAVPKTSEQEKARDFWFFSYFCNGINIKDLALLKFKDWKNESISFIRSKTKNTSKSNIKIIKVPVNKMAENIILKYAKISEDPNDYIFSIVDYTDSELTKFRKIKNFTKFINQNLKKLAIDNGLTNEISTYWARHSFADIAIKSGKHFEFVGDAFGHSNIKTTQAYFAGFDDKTKKEFSDQLMDFD; translated from the coding sequence ATGGCAAAGCAAATCTACATTTCAATTTATCTGGATACACGCAGAACTAAAGCCAATGGTAAATACCCAGTTAAACTACGAGTATTCAATCAAGAACCCAGAAAACAAATGCTTTATCCAACCATCTTCGATTTCACTAAAAAGGAATTTCAAAATATTTGGATAACCACAAAACCGAGTCGAGAAAATATAACAATTAGAGAAGAGTTACAATCATTAGTAACGATGGCATACGAGAAATCTTCTAAAATTACTCCATTTTCATTTGAAGAATATGATAAATCATTAATAACCATTAAAAGTGACCAACAAAATCTAATTTTGAAGTATAAAGAACAAATTGACCGATTGAAAGCCCTGGACCAAATCGGAACCGCACAAAATTATGCGTCGAGTTTAAAATCGTTGCTTGCATTTAATAATTCGTCTTTAGGCAAGGAAGCCGAAATATTACATTTCAGGGAAATAACCCCGCTTTGGCTTGAAAAATATCAGAAACACATGGTCGATTTGAATAATAGAAGCTTAACAACTGTTTCTATGTATTTGCGAAGTTTAAGGGCAATATTTAATAATGCTATTGCTGATAAGGATATTGAACCTGAGTTATATCCTTTTGGTAAAAGGTTGTATACAATTCCTAGATCAAACGGGGTAAAAAAATACCTGGATAAATCAAAACTAAAATTACTTCTTCAAGCAGTCCCCAAGACATCAGAGCAGGAAAAAGCAAGGGATTTCTGGTTTTTTTCGTATTTCTGCAATGGAATTAATATTAAAGACTTAGCCCTGCTTAAATTTAAAGACTGGAAAAATGAAAGTATCTCATTCATTCGATCTAAAACCAAAAATACATCGAAATCAAATATTAAAATAATCAAAGTGCCAGTTAATAAAATGGCTGAGAATATAATTTTAAAATATGCTAAAATTTCAGAAGATCCTAATGATTACATCTTTTCAATTGTGGATTATACAGACAGCGAATTGACCAAGTTTAGGAAAATTAAAAATTTTACCAAATTCATAAATCAAAATTTAAAAAAACTCGCAATTGACAATGGACTTACCAATGAAATATCTACCTATTGGGCCCGTCACAGCTTTGCAGATATAGCAATTAAATCTGGCAAACATTTTGAGTTTGTTGGAGATGCATTTGGACATAGTAATATAAAAACTACTCAAGCATATTTTGCTGGATTCGATGATAAAACAAAAAAAGAATTTAGTGACCAATTAATGGATTTTGATTGA
- a CDS encoding thermonuclease family protein: MRVYLIVSYLILCCSNVSQTFNGTVVGIIDGDTIDVLINKTSMRIRVEGIDCPEKNQDFGSRAKQFTSTFCFGREVVIKKKEFDKYDRMVAMVKLLDGTDLSESLLLEGLAWHYKKYDNSINLAELENLARTQKIGIWSLPNPLHRGVLDILKDVIKMLYNMVNIKQLKKVIIQYEFHWKFYLEKNSFSENT; the protein is encoded by the coding sequence ATGAGAGTTTATCTTATAGTTAGTTATTTAATATTGTGCTGTTCTAATGTATCTCAAACATTTAATGGAACAGTTGTTGGCATTATTGATGGTGATACTATAGACGTTCTTATAAACAAAACAAGCATGCGAATACGTGTTGAGGGTATAGATTGTCCAGAAAAGAATCAGGATTTCGGATCAAGAGCAAAGCAGTTCACATCTACATTTTGTTTTGGACGAGAAGTAGTAATTAAGAAGAAAGAATTTGACAAATATGATAGAATGGTTGCCATGGTAAAGTTATTAGATGGAACCGATTTATCCGAGTCTTTGCTATTGGAAGGGCTTGCTTGGCATTATAAAAAATATGATAATAGTATTAACCTGGCTGAACTAGAAAATCTTGCTAGAACACAGAAAATTGGAATTTGGTCACTGCCAAATCCATTGCACCGTGGTGTTTTAGACATCCTGAAAGATGTAATTAAAATGCTTTATAATATGGTAAATATAAAGCAATTGAAAAAAGTAATAATTCAATATGAATTTCATTGGAAATTCTACCTTGAAAAAAATAGCTTCAGTGAAAACACGTAA
- a CDS encoding bifunctional (p)ppGpp synthetase/guanosine-3',5'-bis(diphosphate) 3'-pyrophosphohydrolase gives MGIQNLYQEAIIFATIKHMEKEQKVPGTELPYVVHLSNVAMEIIIASCNSENFNLEFAIQVALLHDTIEDTSTTVGELKDKFGNDISNAVLALTKNSLLPKDQQMKDSISRIKVLQYEVWAVKLADRIANLQTPPPYWDIQKKLNYQSEAKIILKELKDGNNYLTNRLEIMIEEYARLYIGAF, from the coding sequence ATGGGTATTCAAAATCTGTATCAAGAGGCAATAATCTTTGCAACAATAAAACATATGGAAAAGGAACAAAAAGTCCCAGGTACTGAACTTCCTTATGTTGTTCATTTAAGTAATGTAGCAATGGAAATAATAATTGCATCTTGCAATTCTGAAAATTTCAATTTAGAATTTGCAATTCAAGTAGCATTGCTTCATGATACTATTGAAGATACGTCAACCACTGTTGGAGAACTTAAAGATAAATTTGGAAATGATATATCTAATGCAGTGTTAGCATTGACAAAGAATAGTCTTTTACCTAAAGATCAACAAATGAAAGATAGTATTAGTAGAATTAAAGTTTTGCAATATGAAGTTTGGGCTGTCAAACTTGCCGATAGAATTGCTAACCTTCAAACACCACCACCTTATTGGGATATTCAGAAAAAGCTTAATTATCAATCAGAAGCAAAAATTATATTAAAGGAACTAAAGGATGGCAATAATTATTTAACAAATCGACTTGAAATAATGATTGAAGAATATGCAAGACTTTATATAGGTGCGTTTTAA